A section of the Chryseobacterium ginsenosidimutans genome encodes:
- a CDS encoding SusC/RagA family TonB-linked outer membrane protein gives MDKKVHSIKWLYLTVFLLPVLAMAQEKETKKEKETKIDEVVLVGYTKVSKKDVTNSVASVKADAIKDMPSTNAAEAIQGRMAGVQVSLSEGSPGADVDIVIRGGNSITGSNAPLYIVDGVQMDNALSILSPKEIESIEVLKDASSTNIYGARGANGVVLITTKGGRKRAKTSINYNAFLGVRKIQNTIDVLDPYQYVLYQYELYNKGGVQTDIDAFATRYGTYQELGKYKDIKKRDWQDEVFGREAFNFTHNLSVTGGSDNSSFSLSLNNVQEDGIMIGSGFKRNMANFKYDYDLSKKVSMTLNARYSRQTIFGAGTSSTGSQSTNRLRNAVRYQPFEGGSTVNVDEFDPLFANETNLVNPVLLANNEIKENGRNDLLLNGTLEYKINKDFTFRSVIGYVQRDEYVNQFSGTVTTLARQNNDQPVVFLSKAQSRRITNTNTLNYRKTFGNNKLDLLLGQETVQTDGESLSLNIKWLPKSIGAQEAFANIQSANPPAGMVQDAPKAANAPGSPDRLASFFGRANYIYKNKYIFTASMRADGSSVFGPGNRWGYFPAASAAWKITEENFLKESKTISELKLRLGYGLSGNNRIGSFLYDTFFLTSSDYGYAFGTNVTPGATTGNILANKNVTWEKATSKNIGLDFGLFKGRVYGSLDLYQTDTKDLLLLAQIPKDRGYEYQYQNSGSTTNKGIEFSIGTTIINKDNFTWKMDANISSNKNTIKSLGNNASPSAYSYLYPSGWQNSLNDFLVQVGKPVGTFWGYVTAGRYEISDFDYNPTTQAYTLKAGIPSSAAAANGAKAIQPGDLKLQDLNGDGVIDNKDMTDLGNAQPKFYGGFNQTFRYKNWDMSLLFNFSVGNKVYNANKIEYSTQYLYKDNNMLAEVADRWRWFDDAGVKVNDPTALAALNANTTGWTPPAGAYFLHSYAIEDGSFLRLNNVTLGYSLGKDFTKQLGLSNFRLYFTMNNVFTITGYSGYDPEANTRRNPLTPGVDYAAYPRSRFILSGVDITF, from the coding sequence ATGGATAAAAAAGTACACTCAATAAAGTGGTTATATCTAACTGTTTTTTTACTTCCTGTCCTTGCAATGGCTCAAGAAAAAGAAACTAAAAAGGAAAAAGAAACCAAAATCGACGAGGTTGTTTTGGTTGGATATACCAAAGTTTCTAAAAAAGACGTTACCAACTCTGTTGCTTCCGTAAAGGCAGATGCAATTAAGGATATGCCATCCACTAACGCTGCAGAAGCTATTCAGGGAAGAATGGCCGGAGTACAGGTTTCGCTAAGTGAAGGTTCACCCGGAGCAGATGTAGACATTGTAATCAGAGGGGGTAATTCTATTACAGGTAGTAATGCTCCACTTTACATCGTAGACGGAGTTCAGATGGATAATGCCCTGTCAATTTTATCACCAAAAGAGATTGAATCTATTGAGGTTTTAAAAGATGCATCTTCTACCAACATTTATGGAGCCAGAGGAGCAAACGGGGTAGTTTTGATCACTACAAAAGGAGGCCGTAAAAGGGCTAAAACATCGATTAATTATAATGCATTTTTAGGAGTAAGAAAGATTCAGAATACTATTGATGTATTAGATCCGTACCAATACGTGCTTTACCAGTACGAATTGTACAACAAAGGCGGTGTACAGACTGATATCGATGCCTTTGCAACAAGATATGGCACCTACCAAGAGTTGGGTAAATACAAAGATATCAAGAAAAGAGACTGGCAGGATGAAGTTTTTGGCAGAGAAGCCTTCAACTTTACTCATAATCTTTCTGTGACAGGAGGATCTGATAATTCTTCTTTCTCACTATCATTGAATAATGTACAAGAAGATGGAATTATGATTGGCTCTGGGTTTAAAAGAAATATGGCCAACTTCAAATATGATTATGATCTTTCAAAGAAAGTAAGTATGACATTGAATGCAAGATACAGCCGACAAACCATCTTCGGAGCCGGAACTTCTTCTACAGGTTCACAAAGCACCAACAGACTAAGAAATGCGGTAAGATATCAACCATTTGAAGGAGGTTCTACAGTAAATGTTGATGAATTTGATCCTTTGTTTGCTAACGAAACCAACCTTGTAAATCCTGTTCTTTTAGCGAATAATGAAATCAAGGAAAACGGAAGAAATGACTTATTGCTAAATGGAACTTTGGAATATAAAATCAACAAAGATTTTACTTTCAGAAGTGTCATCGGATATGTACAGAGAGACGAGTATGTCAACCAATTTTCCGGTACTGTAACCACATTGGCAAGACAGAATAATGACCAGCCTGTTGTATTTTTAAGTAAAGCTCAATCCAGAAGAATAACCAATACCAATACATTAAACTATAGAAAAACTTTTGGTAATAACAAATTAGATTTATTATTAGGACAGGAAACTGTACAAACAGATGGTGAATCATTATCATTAAATATTAAGTGGCTTCCAAAATCTATTGGTGCACAAGAAGCTTTTGCAAATATCCAATCAGCAAATCCTCCGGCAGGAATGGTTCAGGATGCGCCCAAAGCAGCAAATGCTCCTGGATCACCAGATCGACTAGCTTCGTTTTTTGGTAGAGCCAACTATATATATAAAAACAAATACATCTTTACTGCATCTATGAGAGCCGATGGTTCAAGTGTTTTCGGACCAGGAAACAGATGGGGATATTTCCCTGCAGCTTCTGCCGCATGGAAAATTACTGAAGAAAACTTCTTAAAAGAAAGCAAAACAATCAGCGAATTAAAACTTCGTTTAGGATATGGTTTATCCGGAAACAACAGAATCGGATCTTTCTTATATGATACTTTCTTCTTAACCTCTTCTGATTACGGATATGCATTTGGTACCAATGTAACTCCTGGTGCTACAACCGGAAATATCCTTGCAAATAAGAATGTAACATGGGAAAAAGCAACTTCTAAAAATATAGGTTTAGATTTTGGATTGTTTAAGGGAAGAGTTTACGGTAGCTTAGATCTATATCAAACAGATACTAAAGACTTATTACTCTTAGCGCAAATTCCTAAGGACAGAGGATACGAATATCAATATCAAAACTCCGGAAGTACCACAAATAAAGGTATTGAATTTTCCATAGGCACTACTATTATCAATAAGGATAATTTCACATGGAAGATGGATGCCAATATTTCATCAAACAAAAATACCATCAAAAGCTTAGGAAATAATGCATCACCAAGTGCTTATTCTTATTTATATCCTTCCGGATGGCAAAATAGCTTAAATGACTTCTTAGTACAGGTTGGTAAACCGGTAGGTACATTTTGGGGATATGTGACAGCAGGAAGATACGAAATAAGTGATTTTGATTATAATCCGACTACACAGGCATATACTCTGAAAGCAGGTATCCCAAGTTCTGCAGCTGCAGCAAATGGAGCAAAAGCTATACAGCCGGGAGATCTTAAACTTCAGGATCTGAATGGTGACGGTGTTATCGACAATAAGGATATGACCGATTTAGGAAATGCCCAACCTAAATTCTACGGTGGTTTCAACCAGACTTTCCGTTATAAAAACTGGGATATGAGCTTACTATTCAACTTCTCGGTTGGAAACAAAGTCTATAACGCCAACAAAATTGAATATTCAACACAATATTTATACAAAGACAACAACATGTTGGCGGAAGTAGCCGACAGATGGAGATGGTTCGATGATGCAGGTGTAAAAGTAAATGACCCAACTGCATTGGCAGCATTAAATGCTAATACTACAGGATGGACTCCCCCGGCAGGTGCTTACTTTTTACATTCGTATGCTATTGAAGACGGATCTTTCTTAAGATTAAACAATGTAACATTAGGATATTCTCTTGGAAAAGATTTTACTAAACAATTAGGTCTTTCAAATTTCAGATTGTATTTCACCATGAACAACGTATTTACAATCACAGGATACTCCGGATATGATCCGGAAGCCAATACAAGAAGAAATCCTTTAACACCTGGTGTAGATTATGCCGCTTATCCGCGTAGCAGATTTATCTTATCAGGAGTTGACATCACTTTTTAA
- a CDS encoding RagB/SusD family nutrient uptake outer membrane protein, translating into MKKNKFLAILFSIVGLVSLNSCEQYLDVESLSNTAEAQQFDSASETFSALVGVYNATMGDNTYGQRMNLILTQSGDDLRTSGDYNANDRRGISCFGAIPTNTELLRPFLDTYAGIERANLVIKNIPLSPVYQTGSAADKKLMDRYLGEALTLRAQFYSDLIKNWGDVPFQDVPSADLPDLYLAKTDRDVIYDKILDDLLKAEALVPWRSEAATTAQRISKGAVKGLRARIALARAGYSLRRAPQQMLQGSNPQKYYQIAYDECKDIINSGQHQLNPSYEGLFRSLHTNTQDATNEVIYAIGAFGGNSRTDSKIGYYNGLRHDDTDWKSSGGINAIPVYFYEFTKYDLRRDVNIAIFRVNTTKQEELQTSINWNDGKFRKSWTSITGTSQNLGIDWPLLRYSDILLMFAEADNELHNGPSAEAINAVLAVRQRAYAGNLGEVGTIPTDKIGFFNYLVKERQLEFGGEGLRKYDLIRWNLLETKINETKAKLTQFMNGAGAYANVPEYIFYKKTTYVPTKTAQQNVSDIDFYTVTGVAKADIFYTPNQSVATPSGYTKVNWRLAMTQPYISGDPIKSYAYYFQPNKKELLPLALDVVNSNYNLTQDYGY; encoded by the coding sequence ATGAAGAAAAATAAATTTTTAGCTATTCTATTTTCCATTGTTGGATTAGTATCCTTAAATTCATGCGAACAATATCTGGATGTAGAAAGCTTATCTAATACAGCTGAAGCACAGCAGTTTGATTCAGCTTCCGAAACTTTCTCCGCATTGGTGGGAGTTTACAACGCAACTATGGGTGATAATACTTATGGTCAGAGGATGAACCTGATTCTTACCCAATCAGGAGACGATTTAAGAACTTCAGGAGATTATAACGCTAATGACAGAAGAGGAATCAGTTGTTTTGGTGCAATTCCTACAAATACAGAACTTTTAAGACCTTTCTTAGATACTTATGCAGGGATTGAAAGAGCAAATCTTGTTATTAAAAACATTCCGCTTTCTCCGGTTTATCAGACAGGTTCTGCAGCAGACAAGAAATTAATGGACAGATATTTGGGTGAAGCTTTAACCTTGAGAGCTCAGTTTTATTCTGATCTTATTAAAAACTGGGGAGACGTTCCGTTTCAGGATGTTCCGTCAGCAGATCTTCCGGATTTATACCTTGCAAAAACAGACAGAGATGTTATCTATGATAAAATTCTTGATGATTTATTAAAAGCTGAAGCCCTTGTTCCTTGGAGATCTGAAGCAGCAACTACCGCTCAAAGAATTTCAAAAGGTGCTGTAAAAGGTTTAAGAGCAAGAATCGCTTTGGCAAGAGCCGGATATTCTTTAAGAAGGGCACCTCAGCAAATGCTACAGGGTTCTAATCCTCAAAAATATTATCAGATCGCTTATGATGAGTGTAAAGATATCATCAATTCCGGACAGCATCAGTTAAACCCAAGCTATGAAGGATTATTCAGATCATTACATACCAATACTCAAGATGCGACGAATGAAGTGATCTACGCAATCGGTGCATTCGGAGGAAACTCAAGAACCGACAGTAAAATTGGTTACTACAACGGGTTAAGACATGATGATACGGACTGGAAATCTTCAGGAGGAATCAATGCAATTCCTGTGTATTTCTATGAATTCACTAAATATGACTTAAGAAGAGACGTAAACATCGCCATATTTAGAGTTAATACCACAAAACAGGAAGAACTTCAGACATCTATCAATTGGAATGACGGTAAATTCAGAAAATCATGGACATCTATTACAGGAACTTCTCAAAACCTTGGAATCGACTGGCCATTATTGAGATATTCTGATATTTTATTAATGTTTGCTGAGGCAGATAACGAACTTCACAACGGACCTTCTGCTGAGGCCATCAATGCAGTTTTGGCGGTAAGACAAAGAGCTTACGCAGGTAATTTAGGAGAGGTAGGCACTATTCCTACTGACAAAATAGGATTCTTTAATTATCTTGTAAAAGAAAGGCAATTAGAATTTGGCGGAGAAGGGCTTAGAAAATATGACCTGATCCGTTGGAATTTATTAGAAACTAAAATTAACGAAACAAAAGCCAAGCTTACCCAATTCATGAATGGTGCAGGAGCTTATGCCAACGTTCCGGAATATATCTTCTATAAAAAAACAACATATGTACCTACAAAAACGGCTCAACAAAATGTTTCAGATATTGATTTTTATACCGTAACGGGCGTTGCGAAAGCAGATATTTTCTATACTCCGAATCAAAGTGTGGCAACACCTTCCGGATATACAAAAGTAAACTGGAGACTTGCGATGACTCAGCCATACATCAGTGGCGACCCAATCAAGAGTTACGCGTATTATTTCCAGCCAAATAAAAAAGAATTGCTTCCATTAGCATTAGATGTTGTTAACTCTAACTATAATCTTACACAGGATTACGGTTACTAG
- a CDS encoding pectinesterase family protein, whose product MKASTFLKNFKVFPVFSIVIISLLSFKANDQLIVVSKDGKGNFTTVQQAIDAVENGSSTRTKILIKAGVYKEKIIIPETKGSILIEGENAENTIITYDDFASKKNSEGKDIGTTNSSTIFIYSNDFTAKNISFENSSGRVGQAVAVLTSGDRISFENCRFLGNQDTLYLKGAQDLTDKTKPSRNYFKNCYIEGTTDYIFGAGTAVFENCTIYSKESASYVTAASTPQENEFGFVFINSKIIGNAKENSVYLGRPWRSFAKTVYIDCEINSTIKTEGWHNWSKPDAEKTTFYAEFNSKGAGSNAAKRVSWSHQLTKDERKKYTTDNILKGKDSWNVKKSLK is encoded by the coding sequence ATGAAAGCTTCCACTTTTCTTAAAAATTTTAAAGTTTTTCCAGTCTTTTCGATCGTAATAATCAGTCTTCTTTCTTTCAAAGCCAATGATCAGTTAATCGTGGTTTCGAAAGACGGAAAAGGCAACTTTACCACAGTACAACAAGCGATCGACGCCGTTGAAAATGGTTCTTCCACAAGAACAAAAATTTTAATTAAAGCCGGAGTTTACAAAGAAAAAATCATCATTCCTGAAACAAAAGGATCAATCCTCATAGAAGGGGAAAATGCTGAAAATACAATCATCACTTACGATGATTTTGCATCAAAAAAGAATTCAGAAGGTAAAGATATCGGAACAACAAATTCTTCCACAATTTTTATTTATTCAAATGATTTTACGGCAAAAAATATTTCATTTGAAAACAGTTCAGGAAGAGTCGGACAGGCCGTTGCCGTGCTGACTTCAGGTGACAGAATTTCTTTTGAAAACTGCAGATTTTTAGGAAATCAGGATACTTTATATTTAAAAGGAGCTCAGGATCTTACAGACAAAACAAAACCTTCAAGAAATTATTTTAAAAACTGCTATATCGAAGGGACAACTGATTATATTTTCGGAGCCGGAACCGCCGTTTTTGAAAATTGTACAATTTACTCTAAAGAAAGCGCAAGTTATGTGACGGCCGCTTCTACTCCACAGGAAAATGAATTCGGATTCGTTTTCATCAATTCTAAAATTATTGGAAATGCTAAAGAAAATTCAGTGTATTTAGGAAGACCTTGGAGATCTTTTGCAAAAACAGTGTACATTGATTGTGAAATTAATTCAACGATAAAAACTGAAGGGTGGCACAATTGGAGTAAGCCTGATGCCGAAAAAACAACCTTTTATGCAGAATTTAATTCAAAAGGAGCAGGATCAAATGCAGCAAAAAGAGTTTCATGGTCTCATCAATTAACTAAAGACGAAAGAAAAAAATATACAACAGACAATATTCTTAAAGGAAAGGATAGCTGGAACGTGAAAAAAAGTTTAAAATAA
- a CDS encoding pectate lyase family protein, with protein MKKYFTKILTIGILCSISAFVEAQNILSFPGAEGFGRYTTGGRGGKVYMVDKLSDDGSEGTLRYALNQKGPRYIIFKTGGTIYLESPLRIKEGDVTIAGQTAPGDGITIANYETFVGADNVVIRYMRFRMGDQKKYEGDAFGARFIKNLIIDHCSMSWSTDETVSIYVNENTTLQWCVIAESLRNSFHQKGPHGYGGIAGGKFASFHHNIYAHHDSRNPRLGEYAGSKFALTDLTDFRNNLIYNWGHNNIYGGEGMNVNIVNNYYKPGPATTTRQRVVAIDKNEKPETEVYNIWGKYYINGNVVEGNSEVTKDNWTEGVFSQMKPSYNLTDKDKNSIKINQPHDIQNNVKTQSAKEAYEKILQIGGASLVRDAIDLHVLKDVKNGNFTYKGSKGSTNGIIDSQNDVGGFPDLKQGKILLDSDNDGMPDEWEIKNKSDPKTANANGHDLDKNYDNIEVYFNDIVKKITERQF; from the coding sequence ATGAAAAAGTACTTCACAAAAATATTGACGATAGGGATTTTATGCAGTATTTCGGCTTTTGTTGAAGCTCAGAATATTCTAAGCTTTCCTGGCGCAGAAGGCTTCGGAAGATATACAACAGGTGGCCGCGGCGGAAAGGTTTATATGGTTGATAAGCTTTCAGACGATGGTTCCGAAGGCACTTTGAGATATGCTTTAAACCAAAAAGGTCCGAGGTATATTATTTTTAAAACCGGCGGAACGATTTATCTGGAATCTCCTCTCAGAATAAAGGAAGGCGATGTCACCATTGCCGGACAAACCGCTCCCGGAGACGGAATTACCATTGCCAATTACGAAACTTTCGTTGGTGCAGACAATGTGGTTATACGTTACATGAGATTCAGAATGGGTGATCAGAAAAAATACGAAGGTGATGCTTTCGGCGCAAGATTTATCAAAAATCTGATTATTGATCATTGCTCAATGAGCTGGTCAACAGACGAGACGGTTTCCATTTATGTCAACGAAAATACAACACTTCAATGGTGCGTCATTGCAGAAAGCCTAAGAAATTCTTTCCATCAGAAAGGTCCACATGGATACGGAGGAATTGCAGGCGGAAAATTTGCCTCTTTTCATCATAATATATACGCTCATCACGACAGCAGAAATCCAAGGTTGGGAGAATATGCGGGAAGTAAATTTGCATTAACTGATCTTACCGATTTCAGAAATAATTTAATCTATAATTGGGGACACAACAATATCTACGGCGGTGAAGGAATGAACGTAAATATCGTTAATAATTACTACAAACCCGGCCCGGCAACAACGACTAGACAAAGAGTTGTTGCCATCGATAAAAATGAGAAACCGGAAACGGAAGTTTACAACATCTGGGGGAAATATTACATCAATGGAAACGTAGTGGAAGGAAATTCTGAAGTCACAAAAGACAATTGGACAGAAGGAGTTTTCAGTCAAATGAAACCATCTTATAACTTGACGGATAAAGATAAAAATTCAATAAAAATCAATCAGCCTCACGATATTCAGAATAATGTAAAAACGCAATCTGCAAAAGAAGCTTACGAGAAAATTTTACAGATCGGAGGAGCAAGTTTGGTGAGAGATGCAATCGATTTACATGTTCTGAAAGATGTAAAAAACGGAAATTTCACTTATAAAGGTTCAAAAGGAAGTACCAACGGAATCATTGATTCACAAAACGATGTCGGCGGATTTCCGGATTTGAAACAAGGCAAAATTTTACTCGATTCAGACAACGACGGAATGCCTGATGAATGGGAAATTAAAAATAAATCAGACCCTAAAACAGCCAACGCCAACGGACATGATTTAGATAAAAACTACGATAATATTGAAGTTTATTTTAATGATATTGTTAAAAAAATAACCGAAAGACAATTCTAA
- a CDS encoding glycoside hydrolase family 88/105 protein has translation MNFINNKIKVYAVAILGSGMFLACAQTKSVASKPSTENSKSGKVVPTNLKWSERMMLSEMQRFPEAWMLDFSKSPKWTYPSAIVLDGAEKIYEKTGKKEYYNYISDFGKTMIKEDGTILTYDLDKYNIDMLNSGNVLLYLYEKEKKDKYLKALQTLRLQIDGQPRTNEGSFWHKKIYPNQVWLDGLYMGMPFYTHYTKDFTKGADATKAYDDIVMQFDSVQKNLLDKKTGLLYHAWDESKKEAWANKETGLSPNFWGRAMGWYGMAMVDVLDYLPENHPGRARIISYIKSYSDAVIKYQDKKSGLWYQVLDKPLANGNYEEATASAMFVYTMIKSVNKGYLPKSYKTAAKKGYDGIIKNLITVDENGVVNLNKCCAVAGLGGKPYRDGSYEYYVNEEIRSNDGKGTGPFILASLEFEK, from the coding sequence ATGAATTTCATTAATAATAAGATAAAAGTATACGCTGTTGCCATTTTAGGTTCAGGAATGTTCTTGGCATGTGCTCAAACAAAATCTGTAGCATCAAAACCTTCAACAGAAAATTCAAAATCAGGAAAAGTAGTTCCTACCAATCTGAAATGGTCGGAAAGAATGATGCTTTCAGAAATGCAAAGGTTCCCGGAAGCGTGGATGCTAGATTTCAGCAAAAGCCCGAAATGGACCTATCCTTCAGCAATTGTTTTGGATGGTGCTGAAAAAATTTATGAAAAAACAGGTAAAAAAGAATACTACAACTATATCAGCGATTTCGGAAAAACAATGATCAAAGAAGACGGGACAATTCTTACTTACGACCTTGATAAGTACAACATCGACATGTTGAATAGCGGAAATGTATTGCTTTATCTTTATGAAAAAGAGAAAAAAGACAAATACCTGAAAGCCCTTCAGACGCTTCGTTTACAAATCGACGGTCAGCCTAGAACGAATGAGGGATCTTTCTGGCACAAAAAAATATACCCTAACCAGGTTTGGCTAGATGGTTTGTATATGGGAATGCCTTTCTACACGCACTACACCAAAGATTTCACAAAAGGCGCAGATGCAACAAAAGCTTACGATGATATTGTTATGCAGTTTGATTCGGTTCAGAAAAACCTTTTAGATAAAAAAACAGGATTGCTGTATCATGCCTGGGATGAGAGCAAAAAAGAAGCCTGGGCAAACAAAGAAACCGGGCTTTCACCTAATTTCTGGGGAAGAGCGATGGGCTGGTACGGAATGGCGATGGTAGACGTTTTAGATTATTTACCTGAAAATCATCCGGGAAGAGCAAGAATTATTTCTTACATCAAATCATATTCTGATGCTGTCATCAAATATCAGGATAAAAAATCCGGTCTTTGGTATCAGGTATTGGATAAACCATTGGCAAATGGTAATTATGAAGAAGCAACCGCATCAGCCATGTTTGTTTACACGATGATCAAATCGGTTAACAAAGGTTACCTTCCAAAATCTTATAAAACAGCAGCCAAAAAAGGCTATGATGGAATCATCAAAAACCTGATTACAGTTGATGAAAACGGTGTGGTAAACTTAAATAAATGTTGCGCCGTTGCCGGTTTGGGAGGAAAACCTTACAGAGACGGTTCTTATGAATATTACGTGAATGAAGAAATTCGTTCAAACGACGGAAAAGGAACAGGACCTTTTATTTTGGCAAGTTTAGAATTTGAAAAATAA
- a CDS encoding glycoside hydrolase family 43 protein, with protein sequence MRTKNILNIAAITVFSVASTYLNAQEKNYVSEVWTSDQGKNFRNPVLYADYSDPDAIRVGNDYYMTASSFNEAPGLPILHSKDMVNWKLVNYALPDVLPSEHFSTPKRGDGVWAPSIRFHKGEFYIYWGDPDFGIYMVKTKDPLGTWEKPVLVMEGKGLIDSCPFWDEDGNAYLVHGWAGSRAGVKSILSLNKMNPEGTKVLDKGVHVFDGHDAHPTVEGPKMYKRNGYYYIFAPAGGVATGWQLVLRSKNIYGPYEEKVVLEQGSTKINGPHQGAWVDTPSGEDWFYHFQDIDAGGRVVHLQPMKWEKDWPVIGIDNNKNGIGEPVLTYKKPNVGQSYPVVTPPETDEFDGEKLGIQWQWSANENIVWSSKLPGQKFLRLFSMKVPEGEKNLWNVPNLLTQKFPAPNFAASTKVKLTPEDAKEGKTAGLLVMGLDHESIVITNKPDGYYLQLRRAEKSDKGGEEKVLFETKLKGNEAYLKVNVNEPNGLCQFSYSENGKNFTKVGDVFQAKPGKWIGAKVGLYSVSTAKAPRGGYADFDWFRITKN encoded by the coding sequence ATGAGGACAAAAAATATTTTAAATATAGCAGCAATTACAGTATTTTCAGTTGCTTCAACATATCTTAACGCACAGGAAAAAAATTATGTTTCCGAAGTCTGGACTTCAGATCAGGGAAAAAATTTCAGAAATCCTGTTTTATATGCTGATTATTCAGACCCAGACGCCATTCGTGTCGGTAACGATTATTATATGACAGCTTCAAGTTTCAATGAAGCTCCGGGCCTGCCTATTCTTCATTCAAAAGATATGGTTAACTGGAAATTGGTGAATTATGCACTTCCTGATGTTCTTCCGAGCGAACATTTTTCCACACCCAAAAGAGGAGACGGAGTTTGGGCGCCGAGTATCAGATTTCACAAAGGTGAATTCTATATTTATTGGGGCGATCCCGATTTCGGAATTTACATGGTAAAAACCAAAGATCCATTGGGAACTTGGGAAAAGCCTGTTCTCGTGATGGAAGGAAAAGGTTTAATCGATTCCTGTCCGTTTTGGGATGAAGATGGAAATGCTTATTTAGTTCATGGTTGGGCGGGAAGCCGTGCCGGAGTGAAAAGTATTTTGTCTCTCAATAAAATGAATCCTGAAGGAACAAAAGTGTTGGATAAAGGGGTTCATGTTTTTGACGGTCACGATGCACATCCGACCGTTGAAGGTCCTAAAATGTATAAAAGAAACGGTTATTATTACATTTTTGCCCCTGCGGGCGGAGTCGCTACAGGTTGGCAGCTGGTATTAAGATCAAAGAATATTTACGGTCCTTACGAAGAAAAGGTCGTACTGGAGCAAGGTTCTACAAAAATCAACGGACCTCATCAGGGAGCATGGGTAGATACGCCTTCGGGTGAAGATTGGTTTTACCATTTTCAGGATATTGATGCCGGCGGAAGAGTTGTTCACCTGCAGCCTATGAAATGGGAAAAAGACTGGCCTGTCATCGGAATCGATAATAATAAAAACGGAATCGGCGAACCGGTTTTAACTTATAAAAAGCCAAACGTTGGGCAATCCTATCCTGTCGTTACACCTCCCGAAACGGATGAATTTGATGGAGAAAAATTAGGAATTCAATGGCAATGGAGTGCAAATGAAAATATTGTTTGGTCTTCCAAGCTGCCGGGACAGAAATTTTTAAGATTATTCTCAATGAAAGTTCCTGAAGGTGAAAAAAACCTTTGGAACGTTCCGAATTTATTGACTCAAAAATTTCCGGCTCCGAACTTTGCAGCTTCAACGAAAGTAAAATTAACTCCCGAAGACGCCAAAGAAGGTAAAACAGCGGGACTCTTGGTAATGGGATTAGATCATGAATCCATCGTGATTACCAATAAACCGGACGGATATTATTTACAACTAAGAAGAGCTGAAAAATCAGACAAAGGCGGCGAAGAAAAAGTTTTATTTGAAACAAAATTAAAAGGAAACGAAGCTTATTTAAAAGTAAATGTGAACGAGCCAAACGGTTTGTGTCAGTTCAGCTACAGTGAAAACGGGAAAAATTTCACAAAAGTAGGCGACGTTTTTCAGGCAAAACCAGGAAAATGGATCGGTGCTAAAGTAGGATTATACAGCGTAAGTACAGCAAAAGCACCTCGTGGAGGATATGCCGATTTTGATTGGTTCAGAATTACTAAAAATTAG